A single Plasmodium knowlesi strain H genome assembly, chromosome: 13 DNA region contains:
- a CDS encoding cytochrome c oxidase assembly protein COX19, putative — protein sequence MDKKRSIVKKPDRGSFLLDHNSECTSIKNDYLKCLKEHNNDHVSCREYSKEYFICRMDRNLLEKQSLNDLGFSENEINHESRIKHFKDVYSYNMYNETMENFPKGWTPKRTDIESGAITKEEKFTQEKRDNNADMKIAVGDDFLLLNLRNDKEGEQNLNGKVFEITQEKKIAVKRKEEEGYLAGKEYIKTLVQKKKKHPLFSYNIFKNSNA from the coding sequence atggacaaaaaaaggagcatagTTAAAAAGCCAGACAGGGGGAGCTTCTTGTTGGATCATAACAGTGAATGCACATcaataaaaaatgattatTTAAAATGCTTAAAGGAGCACAATAATGATCACGTTAGTTGCAGAGAATATTCcaaagaatattttatttgcCGAATGGACAGAAATCTACTTGAAAAGCAAAGTTTAAACGATTTGGGCTTTTctgaaaatgaaataaatcaTGAAAGTCGCATAAAACACTTCAAAGATGTGTACAGTTACAACATGTATAATGAAACAATGGAGAATTTTCCAAAGGGGTGGACACCTAAAAGGACTGACATCGAAAGTGGTGCAAttacaaaagaggaaaaatttacacaagAGAAGCGGGACAATAATGCGGATATGAAAATAGCAGTAGGAGATGATTTCTTGCTTTTAAATCTTCGTAATGACAAGGAAGGtgaacaaaatttaaatggaaaagtgTTCGAAATtacgcaagaaaaaaaaattgcagtaaaacggaaggaggaagaaggttaTTTGGCTGGAAAGGAGTACATAAAAACTTtggtccaaaaaaaaaaaaagcacccccttttttcgtataatatatttaagAATAGTAACGCATAA